The Zetaproteobacteria bacterium genome segment CTGATGGGGCTGCTCGAGCAGGCGCCGGGCGAGGCGGTGGAGGGCCACATCATGGCCGGGCTGGAGCGGCTGCAGAACATCGACCGGGTCAGCCAGTGGCTCGCCAACGTCCACTCCTGCCTAGTCGAATGGCGCGACCACCTGCCGCCGGCCGCAGGCGACACCCCTTGGCGCGACGGCATGCTGCAGCGCTGCGTGATGGAGGAGGAGCGGGCGGTGATCCGCTCCGTGCTGGAGGAGTGATCCCGCCGCGCCCACTGGCGGGAGGATGCGGCCGCGGCTAGGGTTGCGGGACGCTTCCACACATGTTCGGGAGGATGTGACGATGAGCGATTCTGTCTGGCCTCAGGTGGCCGACCGGCGGCTGCTGCGGGTGCTCGCCGGTCAGCTGGAGGGGGCGCTCAACCTGCTCAAGGAGAGCTCCGAGGACGGCCTGATCAAGCTCTCCGGCGCCCTGGACGAGCAGCCGGGCGAGGCGGTGGAGTTCCAGATCATGGAGGCGCTCACCGACCTGCAGAACATCGACCGGGTGAGCCAGCGGCTGCACAACGTCCGCAGCTGCCTGGCCGACTGGGCCGAGCACGCCTCCGCCCCGGAGGGGGAGGCGCCGTGGAAGGATGTGGTCGCCGCCCGCTACGTCATGGAGGAGGAACGCGAAGTGCTGAGGAGAGAGCTGTGAAGCCTCTGCGGATGAACGCCGTCCGCGGCCAGGAGGGCCGCGCAAATCCGGGGATTGCGCATGCAACCGACGGATTTGAAAGGGGATGGAAGAGCGCGCTCTTCGATCCCCGTCATGCAACACGTCCACGGAGGGACATGTTGCGATGGGAGCAGCAATGAGCGATGGAGCACCCAGGATCCTGGTCGTCGACGATTCGATGATGATCCGGCTGACCGTCAAGCGCACCCTGACCGGTGTCGATTTCCAGGTGGTGGAGGCGGCCGACGGCAAGATCGGGCTGGATACGGCGCTGGCCGCGGCCGAGGCGGGCGAGCCGTTCGACCTGATCCTGACCGACCTCAACATGCCCAACATGGACGGGTTGACCATGATCCAGAACCTGCGCGCGACCGACACCTACGCCGAGACGCCGATCGTCATGCTGACCACCGAGTCGGGGGAGGAGAAGAAGGCGGTCGGCCACGAGTCGGGCATCTCCGCCTGGCTGGTCAAGCCGTTCAAGCCCGATGCGCTGATCGAGCTGGTGGGAAGCATGCTCTTCTGAGGCCCGCATCGGCCCGTCGCGGCCAGGAGGGCCGCGCACATCGGCCGGCCGCGGAGGCGACCGGTCGGTTCCAATCGGGGATCCGGAAGGGGGCGCCCTTCGATCCCCGTCGCGCAAGGTGTCCATGGAGGGGCGCATTGCGATGGGAGCGTGGACGAAGAACTGCTCAGCGAGTTTCTGACCGAAAGCAACGAGAACCTGGCCGAGATCGAGCAGCAGTTGATGGATCTGGAGAACGATCCCCAAAACGAGGAGCTGCTCGCCGCCATCTTCCGCACCATCCATACCGTCAAGGGAAGCTGCGGCTTCATCGGCTTGAGCAAGCTGGAGAAGGTGGCCCACGCCGGTGAGAACCTGCTCTCGCGCATCCGCGCCACCCACTTCGCCGTCACCGAGGACATCGTCTCACTGCTGCTGGAAAACGCCGACGCCATCAAGGGGATCCTGGAGCATCTGGAGCGCGAGGGGTGTGAGCCGGACGTCGACCACTCGCAGCTGATCAATCGATTGCAGGCGGCGGAGCGGCTGGTCGCCGCCATGGCCGAACAGGGCGAAGGGGTCGCCCCCCCGCCGAAGGAGGAGCCCGCCGCGCAGGAGGGGGGCGATGGTGGAGCCGGTCCCGATCCCGCGACGATCCTCGCCGGCTGGGCGGCCGACTACAGCCAGGAGCTGCGCGACTGCCTGGCCGCCGCCGGTCTGGCCACGCCGCAGCAAATCGTCGATGCCGGCTTCGCCAAGCTGAAGGAGCTCGACGCCTTCACCCCTGCCGACGCGCTCAAGCTGCTCGGCACCGCCAAGGCGGCGGTGGCCGCGGGCAACGCCGACGGCGCCATCGCCGAACCGCCGCCCGAGGAGAAGAAGGAGCCGAAGAGCGCCCCCAAAGCGGAGGCGCAGCCCGCTGCGGCCGACTCCGGCGCGGCCGAGGTGAAGCAGGGGGAGATCACCCAGCCCAAACAGGCGGCCAAGGCACCGTCGGCGCCGGCGCCGGCGAAGAAGCCGGCGGCCAAGGCCGGCCCGCCGGCGGCACAGCCGCAGCGCAAGCCGGCCGGGGCCGGCAGCGTCCGGGTCGACGTCGAGCTGCTCGACGAGCTGATGAACCAGGTGGGCGAGCTGGTGCTGACCCGCAACCGGCTGATGCAGATGGTCACCACCATGGGCTCGATGGAGCTGATGCGGGTGGGGCGCGACGTCGACCAGATCACCGAACAGCTGCAGGAGAAACTGCTGCGCACCCGCATGCAGAGCATCCAGAGCATTTGGAGCAGCGTGCCGCGCATCGTGCGCGACATCGGCAAGCAGCTGGAGAAGAAGATCAAGGTGGTGATGCACGGCGAGGAGACCGAGCTCGACCGCACCATCCTCAACGCCCTCAAGGATCCGCTGACCCACATCATCCGCAACAGTTGCGACCACGGTATCGAGCTGCCGGCCGTCCGGCGCGAGCTGGGCAAGCCGGAGGAGGGGACCCTCACCCTCTCGGCCAAGCAGGAGTCGGGCTTCATCCTGATCAACATCCAGGACGACGGTGCCGGGATCGACCCGCAGAAGATCAAGAACAAGGCGGTGGCCATGGGGGTGATCACCGAGGAACAGGCCGCGGCCATGCCCGACAAGGCGGCGCTGCAGCTCATCTTCAACCCCGGCCTCTCCACCGCCGAGAAAGTGAGCAACATCTCCGGCCGCGGCGTCGGCATGGACGTGGTCAAGACCTCGATCGAGAAGGTGGGCGGCACCACCGAGATCATGAGCGAGGTCGGCCGCGGCACCACGCTGCGCATCCGCATCCCGCTGACCCTGGCGATCATCTCGGCGATGATCGTCGGCGTGCGCGGCCACCGGCTGGCGGTGCCGCAGATGAGCGTGCAGGAGCTGCTCAACGCCCCGGAGGAGTCCGAGGACTGGCGGCTGATCGCCGGCCGCCCCTTCTTCCGACTGCGCGGCAAGCTGCTGCCCATCCTCCGGCTGAGCGATTGTCTGAAGCTGCCGGAGCGGCGCCGCAAACGGAAGGAGGGCGAGGAGGTCAAGATCGACCCGATGCAGGATCAGCGGCAGGTCAACGCCGGCTCGATCGTGGTGGTCGACGTGGGCGACCAGCCCTTCGGCGTGCTGGTCGACGAGATCATCGGCGCCGAGGAGATCGTGGTCAAGCCGCTGGGGGTCCACTTCGAGCACCTCAAGCTCTACGGCGGCTGCAGCATCCTCGGCGACGGCCGGGTGGTGCCGATCCTCGACTGCAACGGCCTGGCCGGCATGCTGCAGAAGACCGAGGAGCACGACGTCACCGCCTACGCCATGGAGGAGGAGGGGGCCCGCTTCGGTCAGGAGGCGCTGCAGCACACCCTGATCTACAAGCAGGGGGATCAGCGCTACGCCATCCCGATGGCGCTGGTCGAACGGCTGGAGAACTTCCCCGCCGACCGGATCGAGCGTTCGAGCAAGGGGGAGGTGCTGCAGTACCGCGGCGCGGTGATCCCGGTGCTGCGCTGGGGCGACCTGGTCGGCGCGCCGTCGGTCGACGGTGAGGACATCTACTGCCTGATCCTCTCCGACGGCCACAAGCGGATGGCGCTGCAGGTGGAGGATGTGATCGACATCCTGGAGATCCCGCTGGACATCAAGATGGCCTCCGACTCGCCGCTCTTCCTCGGCACGGCGGTGATCCAGGATCTGGCCACCGAGGTGGTCGACGTCTTCGAGGTGGTCAAGCAGGTCGATCCCAACTGGTTCCAGCGCAACAAGCGCGAGGAGGCGGAGGTCAAGCTCAAGGTGCTCTACGCCGAGGCCGCCCCCTTCTTCCGCAACCTGGTGGTGCCGGTACTGGAGACGCTCAACCTGGAGATCTGGCAGGCTTCCGACGGCGCCGAGGCGGTGCGCATCCTCGAGGAGCGCACCCCCGACCTGATCCTGACCGACATCGAGATGCCGAACATGGACGGCTACGAGCTGGCCACCTGGGTGCGGGAACACCCCCATCTGGCGGAGATCCCGATCGTGGCGCTCACCGCCACCCCGCCGGACGAGGACGACGAGGCCCGGCGGTCGCTCTTCACCGAGATCCTGCTCAAGTTCGACCGGCAGTCGATCGAGGAGTTCCTGCGCGAGCATCTCGACAACATCGGCGTACGCGGCGAGTTCGACAGCCTGTAGCCTGAGAGGGGGAGCAACGGGATGAACGGCAACAACGTGATCCAGTCGGAGGCACACAGCAGCAGCCAGTTGACCGAACTGCTCACCTGTCTGGTGGGCGACCAGTGGATCGGGCTCAAGGTGCAGAACGTGCGTGAGGTGGTGACCAAGCAGATCCGCACCGAGATGCCCCTCTCGCCCGACTGCGTCATGGGGCTGATCAACCTGCGCGGCAAGGTAATCACCGAGATCGAGGTACGCACGGTGGTGGGGCTGCCCCACCGCGCCGAAGAGGCCCCGCTCCACGTCGCCATCGTCGAGACCAGCAACGGTGAGGACTTCGGCCTGATCGTCGACGACGTCGGCGCCGTGATCGAGCTCGACTACGACAACTTCGAGGCGACACCGCGCTCGCTCAGCCCGATCTGGCTGCAGGTGAGCGAGGGGGTGATGAAGCAGGAGGACCGGGTGATCGTGGTGGTCAACGTCGACCGCTTTATCTCGCTGACCATTCCCGACGGGGGGGATGCCAACCGCGACAGCGGCGGCAACTGAGAGTCCGGAACGAAGGAGAGTAGCGGATGAAAGCGCTTGTGGTGGATGATGCCAAGGTGGTGCGGGTCTCGCTCGGCCGCATCATGAAACAACTCGGCTACGAGGTGCTGGAGGCGGCCGACGGCGCCCAGGCGATCGAACAGATCGAGGCCCACCCCGACACCACGGTGGTGATGCTCGACTGGAACATGCCGGTGATGAACGGCTACGACTTCCTGGTCGAGCTGCGCAGCCGGCCGGAGCACGGCAGCGAGCCCAAGGTGATCATGGTCACCACCGAGACCGGGATGGGCCAGATGCTCAAGGCGCTGGCCGCCGGCGCCGACGAGTACATCATGAAGCCGTTCGACAAAGATATGGTGATCAGCAAGATGGAGATCCTCGGCCTGGAGATCAAGCAGGATTGATCCGGCCGAAACCGGTCCGTCCGTGGACTTTTCGCGATTCGATCAGGGCATGCCGCGAAACCTTCGGCTTCGACGGCCCCTCGCAGGATCTCCGTCCCTAAGCGACCCGACGACCTGATTCAAGGATGACCATGTGAACACACAGAAGATCCGCGTCCTGATCGTCGACGACTCGGTCGTCTTCCGCAACTTCCTGCGCAAGTGCCTGACCGACCTCGGGGATATCGAGGTGGTCGGCATCGCCCGCGACGGCGTCGACGCGCTGGAGAAGATCAAGAGCCTCAAGCCGGAAGTCGTCACGCTGGACATGGAAATGCCGCGCATGACCGGCATGGAGGTGCTGGCCGAGCTGGGCGGCCGCGACGACAACGTCGAGGTGGTCGTGGTCAGCGGCGCCAACCGCAACGACGCCGAGCGGACGGTCAAGGCGCTGGAGGCGGGCGCCTTCGACTTCGTGGTCAAGCCGACCAGCGACGACCCCGATCCGGCGGCCACCCTCAAGAAGGTACTCAACGAGAAGATCGCCCTCGCCGCCCGGAAGGTGCGTCTGGCCGGCCGCCGTCGGGGCGCACCGCCGCCCGCGGCGCCACCCCGGCGCGCCCCCACCCGCATCGAGGAGCAGCGGCGGAAGATGGCCGAGCAGCGCAAACAGGCGGCGGCCGCCGCGGCGCCCCCCGGAGTGGTTCCAGGAAAGCTGCGGCCGCGCACCCTCAAGGGGCGGCCGGACATCATCGCCATCGGATCGAGCACCGGCGGGCCCAAGGCGTTGCACGCCTTCTTCTCGGAGCTGCCGGGCAACCTGCCGGTGCCGCTGGTGCTGACCCAGCACATGCCCAAGCTCTTCCTGGTCTCGCTGGCCAAGCGGATCAACGACACCTGCCCGCCCGACTGCGTCATCGCCGAAGAGGGGATGGTGCTCAGACCGGGAGTGATCCACGTCGCACCCGGCGACCGCCACATGGAGATCGTCCGCTCCAGAGGCGGCCTGGCGGTCCATCTCGACGACGGCCCCAAGGTGCATCACTGCAAGCCGGCGGTCGACCCGATGTTCTTCTCGCTGGCCAGGCTGGCGCCGCAGATCAAGACGCTGGCCGTCGTCCTCACCGGCATGGGGGCCGACGGCGCCGCGGGCGCGATGGAGATCGGCAACCGCGGAGGCCATGTGATCGTGCAGGACGAGAAGACGAGCGTGGTTTGGGGAATGCCCGGCGCCACCTTCAAGATGGGTGCCGCCCACGAGGTCCACCCGCTCGATCTGATCGACGAGGCGGTGCTGCGCTTCTTCAACGGAGGTGGCTGATCGATGTCTATGAGCGACCGGGAGTTCGAGTATATCAGCTCCTTCCTGCTGAAGAACAGCGGCATCGTGGTCAAGAAGGACAAGATGTACCTGCTGCGCTCGCGGCTGCAGCCGCTGCTGCGTAAACACAAGATCCCCTCGCTCGACGCACTGGCCCAGCAGATCCGCAAGGACGAGCGTAGCGCGCTGGCCCACGCGGTGGTCGATGCGATGACCACCAACGAGACCCTCTTCTTCCGCGACCAGTACCCCTACGAGGCGCTGAAGACCCTGATCTTCCCCGAGCTGGTCCACAAGAAGGGGCCGGGGACGCGGATCAACATCTGGTCGGCGGCCGCCTCACGCGGCCAGGAAGGGATCTCCATCGCCCTGACTGCGATGGAGTCGGTGCCGCAAGCCGACCGCCGGGTCCACATCCTCGGCACCGACCTCTCCGACGAGGCGCTGGCCTACGCCAACGAAGGGCTCTACACCCAGATGGAGGTGCAGCGCGGCATGCCGGTCAAGATGCTGGTGCGCTTCTTCAACCAGGAGGGGACCAACTGGCGCATCTGCCCGGAGATCAAGGCGATGCTCACCTACAAGAAGGCCAACCTGGTCTCCGACCAGCTCGGCGCGGTGGTCCGCCCACACGGGCCGTTCGATGTCGTCTTCCTGCGCAACGTACTGATCTACTTCACGGTGGAGGAGCGCAAGCGGGTGATCGACCGCATCGCCGCCCAGATGGTCAAGGGGGGCTACCTGATCACCGGCGCCACCGAGGTGGCGCAGGGCTTCCGCTCGCAGTGGCAGATGATCCCCTTCAAGACCAAACGGCTGTGGCAGTTGCGCTGAACCCGGCCGCATCCACCGCCGACGGCTCCGCTGCGGGGCCGTTTTCGTTTCTGCTCATCCCGGCGATCGACCTCAAGGGGGGCCACTGCGTGCGGCTGCGCCAGGGGAGGATGGATACGGCCACCGACTACGGCGACGATCCGGCGGCCATGGCGCTGCGCTGGCAACAGGCCGGTGCGCAGCGGCTCCACCTGGTCGATCTCGACGGCGCCTTCGCCGGCCGGCCGGCCAACAGGGAGGCGGTCGCCGCCGTCTGCCGGGCGGTGAAGATCCCGGTGCAGCTCGGCGGCGGAGTGCGCGACCTGGCCACCATCGAGGCGATGCTCGCGCTCGGCGTCGACCGGGTGATCCTCGGCTCGGCGGCGGCGGCCGATCCAGAGCTGGTCGAGGAGGCCTGCCGCGCCTTCCCCGACCGCGTCTGTGTCGGCATCGACGCCCGCGACGGCCGGGTGGCGGTCCACGGCTGGGGCGAGACGACCGAGATCGCCGCCGCCGATCTGGCCCGCCGCTTTAGCGACGCCGGGGTGGCGGCGATCATCTACACCGACATCGCCCGCGACGGCATGCTCACCGGGCCGAACATCGCCGCCACCGTCGCGCTGGCCCGCTCCATCTCCACCCCGGTGATCGCCTCCGGTGGCATCGCCTGCCTCGACGACGTGCTGGCGCTGGCCGCACACAGCCTCGACGGGATCGCCGGCGCCATCACCGGGCGGGCCCTCTACGAAGGGCGGCTCGACCTGGCCGGAGCACTCACCGCCCTGGCGGCGCGGGCGCCTTCCCCCTGACGCCACCGCCTTGCTGCGCAAGCGGATCATCCCCTGCCTGGATGTCGCCGGCGGCCGCGTGGTCAAGGGGGTCCAGTTCGTCGATCTGGTCGACGCCGGCGATCCGGTCGAGGCGGCGCTGCGCTACGACGCTCAGGGGGCGGACGAGCTCGCCTTCCTCGACATCCGCGCCAGCCACGAACACCGCGAAACGCTCTACCACATGGTCGAGGAGGTGGCCGCCTGCATCTTCATGCCACTCACCGTCGGCGGCGGGGTCGGATCGCTGGAGGATATCGAGCGCCTGCTCCACGCCGGCGCCGACAAGGTATCGATCAACTCGGCGGCGCTGCGCCGCCCGGAGCTGGTGGAGGAGGCGGCCCGGCGGTTCGGCTCCTCCACCATCGTGGTGGCGATCGACGCCCGGCGGAGCGGCGACCACTGGGAGTGCTACACCCACGGCGGACGCCGCCCCACCGGGATCGACGCCGTCGACTGGGCACGGCGGATGAGCGACGCCGGCGCCGGCGAGATCCTGCTGACCAGCATGGACGCCGACGGCACCCGGGCCGGCTACGACCTCGCGCTCACCCGGGCGGTGGTCGACGCCGTCTCCGCCAACGTGGTCGCCTCCGGCGGCGTCGGCACCCTGCGCCACCTGGTCGAGGGGCTGACCGTCGGCGGCGCCGACGCGGTGCTCGCCGCCTCGATCTTCCACTTCGGCAGCCACACCATCGCCGAGGCCAAGGAGGAGCTGATGCGCTGCGGCATCCCGGTCCGCCCGCCGCCGCGATCCGCCGCACCCCGGGAGCGGTGAATGGTCGAGTGGGCCTCCGATCTGGTCGCGCAGTACGGCTACTGGGCCGTCTTCGTCTGGACCTTCATCGAGGGGGAGACCACCCTCATCGCCGCCGCCGCCGCGGCCGCCGCCGGCCTGCTCCAGCCGTGGAAGGTGATCGCTACCGCAGCGCTCGGCGCCTGGCTGGGCCACATCGCCTTCTTCCTCCTCGGCCGCTGGCGCGTCATGGAGGTGATCCGCGCCTTCCCCTCGCTCCACCGCCACTACCCCAAGGTCAACACCATCCTCGACCGCCACGCCAACTGGTCGATCTTCCTCTTCCAGTACCTCTACGGAACGCGGATGGCTGCGGCGATCCTGTTCGGCTGCTCCTCCCTCACCTTCCCCCGCTTCGCCGCCCTGCAGGTACTCAACTGCCTCTCCTGGGCGATCGTCGTCTACGCCGCCGGCCACGCCCTCGGGCTGGCGGCGATCGCGCTCTTCGACCGCTTCGGGCTGCTCGGGCTGATCCTGCTGACGACGGCCGGAGT includes the following:
- a CDS encoding response regulator, yielding MSDGAPRILVVDDSMMIRLTVKRTLTGVDFQVVEAADGKIGLDTALAAAEAGEPFDLILTDLNMPNMDGLTMIQNLRATDTYAETPIVMLTTESGEEKKAVGHESGISAWLVKPFKPDALIELVGSMLF
- a CDS encoding hybrid sensor histidine kinase/response regulator, yielding MDEELLSEFLTESNENLAEIEQQLMDLENDPQNEELLAAIFRTIHTVKGSCGFIGLSKLEKVAHAGENLLSRIRATHFAVTEDIVSLLLENADAIKGILEHLEREGCEPDVDHSQLINRLQAAERLVAAMAEQGEGVAPPPKEEPAAQEGGDGGAGPDPATILAGWAADYSQELRDCLAAAGLATPQQIVDAGFAKLKELDAFTPADALKLLGTAKAAVAAGNADGAIAEPPPEEKKEPKSAPKAEAQPAAADSGAAEVKQGEITQPKQAAKAPSAPAPAKKPAAKAGPPAAQPQRKPAGAGSVRVDVELLDELMNQVGELVLTRNRLMQMVTTMGSMELMRVGRDVDQITEQLQEKLLRTRMQSIQSIWSSVPRIVRDIGKQLEKKIKVVMHGEETELDRTILNALKDPLTHIIRNSCDHGIELPAVRRELGKPEEGTLTLSAKQESGFILINIQDDGAGIDPQKIKNKAVAMGVITEEQAAAMPDKAALQLIFNPGLSTAEKVSNISGRGVGMDVVKTSIEKVGGTTEIMSEVGRGTTLRIRIPLTLAIISAMIVGVRGHRLAVPQMSVQELLNAPEESEDWRLIAGRPFFRLRGKLLPILRLSDCLKLPERRRKRKEGEEVKIDPMQDQRQVNAGSIVVVDVGDQPFGVLVDEIIGAEEIVVKPLGVHFEHLKLYGGCSILGDGRVVPILDCNGLAGMLQKTEEHDVTAYAMEEEGARFGQEALQHTLIYKQGDQRYAIPMALVERLENFPADRIERSSKGEVLQYRGAVIPVLRWGDLVGAPSVDGEDIYCLILSDGHKRMALQVEDVIDILEIPLDIKMASDSPLFLGTAVIQDLATEVVDVFEVVKQVDPNWFQRNKREEAEVKLKVLYAEAAPFFRNLVVPVLETLNLEIWQASDGAEAVRILEERTPDLILTDIEMPNMDGYELATWVREHPHLAEIPIVALTATPPDEDDEARRSLFTEILLKFDRQSIEEFLREHLDNIGVRGEFDSL
- a CDS encoding response regulator is translated as MKALVVDDAKVVRVSLGRIMKQLGYEVLEAADGAQAIEQIEAHPDTTVVMLDWNMPVMNGYDFLVELRSRPEHGSEPKVIMVTTETGMGQMLKALAAGADEYIMKPFDKDMVISKMEILGLEIKQD
- the cheB gene encoding chemotaxis-specific protein-glutamate methyltransferase CheB, which encodes MNTQKIRVLIVDDSVVFRNFLRKCLTDLGDIEVVGIARDGVDALEKIKSLKPEVVTLDMEMPRMTGMEVLAELGGRDDNVEVVVVSGANRNDAERTVKALEAGAFDFVVKPTSDDPDPAATLKKVLNEKIALAARKVRLAGRRRGAPPPAAPPRRAPTRIEEQRRKMAEQRKQAAAAAAPPGVVPGKLRPRTLKGRPDIIAIGSSTGGPKALHAFFSELPGNLPVPLVLTQHMPKLFLVSLAKRINDTCPPDCVIAEEGMVLRPGVIHVAPGDRHMEIVRSRGGLAVHLDDGPKVHHCKPAVDPMFFSLARLAPQIKTLAVVLTGMGADGAAGAMEIGNRGGHVIVQDEKTSVVWGMPGATFKMGAAHEVHPLDLIDEAVLRFFNGGG
- a CDS encoding protein-glutamate O-methyltransferase CheR; this translates as MSDREFEYISSFLLKNSGIVVKKDKMYLLRSRLQPLLRKHKIPSLDALAQQIRKDERSALAHAVVDAMTTNETLFFRDQYPYEALKTLIFPELVHKKGPGTRINIWSAAASRGQEGISIALTAMESVPQADRRVHILGTDLSDEALAYANEGLYTQMEVQRGMPVKMLVRFFNQEGTNWRICPEIKAMLTYKKANLVSDQLGAVVRPHGPFDVVFLRNVLIYFTVEERKRVIDRIAAQMVKGGYLITGATEVAQGFRSQWQMIPFKTKRLWQLR
- the hisA gene encoding 1-(5-phosphoribosyl)-5-[(5-phosphoribosylamino)methylideneamino]imidazole-4-carboxamide isomerase codes for the protein MADDPLQDQTAVAVALNPAASTADGSAAGPFSFLLIPAIDLKGGHCVRLRQGRMDTATDYGDDPAAMALRWQQAGAQRLHLVDLDGAFAGRPANREAVAAVCRAVKIPVQLGGGVRDLATIEAMLALGVDRVILGSAAAADPELVEEACRAFPDRVCVGIDARDGRVAVHGWGETTEIAAADLARRFSDAGVAAIIYTDIARDGMLTGPNIAATVALARSISTPVIASGGIACLDDVLALAAHSLDGIAGAITGRALYEGRLDLAGALTALAARAPSP
- the hisF gene encoding imidazole glycerol phosphate synthase subunit HisF produces the protein MLRKRIIPCLDVAGGRVVKGVQFVDLVDAGDPVEAALRYDAQGADELAFLDIRASHEHRETLYHMVEEVAACIFMPLTVGGGVGSLEDIERLLHAGADKVSINSAALRRPELVEEAARRFGSSTIVVAIDARRSGDHWECYTHGGRRPTGIDAVDWARRMSDAGAGEILLTSMDADGTRAGYDLALTRAVVDAVSANVVASGGVGTLRHLVEGLTVGGADAVLAASIFHFGSHTIAEAKEELMRCGIPVRPPPRSAAPRER